Proteins found in one Mycoplasma ovis str. Michigan genomic segment:
- the rpoC gene encoding DNA-directed RNA polymerase subunit beta', with protein sequence MNYTFKNVNSLVARIDFSKFSSGEFTPPNLRGIQIGAYREFLSKGLEELVSRYFPIVSSSGNIKVLLEGIVSKQPQITEEQAVDKSESYQVALYLKLRLISNFRSESDEGKVSEIFFGHIPIFSSSCNFIINGTEKFVISQIVRSPGLYVLNKAQIRLSNSRKRTQEGIVCELLPVKGALILFHLPNDKSGKPSIKLLARNTSGNNAISLPVTTFMKAFGFTQEMIQDIFVDHPEVLSSLNQEVFNTEELKAEPIFVSIINELSTAKNTQKLRETSRGWIKHTLYSLCVEYYELEKTTNKSKKKDLLEKIYIELAARAVTSSLSISPEVARREVTSYQELLWSYLFDKYYYNILPAGRYKLNHKLSVWERMKSRYLAEDVYGNDGKVWFKKDTFMDFDNLTAFKEAAVAGKLKIRESFKPVRVFEDAQGRYKIFEEMYYEKVWVYSMGIGSTKVPVIGTPYLPDSTPFTQSDVIAILSYIVQLKNKVGDYDDIENLGNKRLKLIDELLENRIVLALARIQKFSVDKMNSLEAKLNYFSLKDGELDDYFSLSSIVNTKPFQIVIKEFFNSHQLVQFLDQQNTLSEITNKRKISAMGPGGIKREDPNLNIRDVHYSYYGRICPIETPEGMNIGLIMALASLARVDQYGFLNTPYYKVKGGKVTNELIWLNSIQERNFYIAEATTPRNESSELIGLVTVRRNEEVESVSPEEVHFIDVDCSQITSISASLIPFLEHDDANRVLKGANMQRQAVPLLSPRSPIVATGAESRIAKDSGIVIFAEEDGEITYLDSSKLVVKYTGTEIKEKTYILQKFGKTNQNTCRNQLIVPRDNRKVKKGDILVDGHAIHNGELALGQNILVAFTTWYGYNYEDAIILSSRLVQENVYTSLHIQEYTIDCMRTKIGDEEITRFIPGCSPEDKKYLDEDGIVLVGAAVKEGDILVGKTSPKASGEVSAEEKLLQAIFAEKAKSVKDSSLRLPAGSEGIVTKILRYSVVKGDRLGDDVLETIKVYVTSKRNIQIGDKMVGRHGNKGIVSKVVPVEDMPYLEDGTPVDILLNPLGVPSRMNIGQILESYLAFSARKLVFNKLLKAHFENNLDQLVTLFSKSKSSLYSLEKTLDSYLKEKEIKNLTDAKEKLTQLDFSIILSRSGFRYDELEIKVLTPIFAGCKNADLIEIMKEAGIDHSANNGRFTLFDGRTGEKFKDPISVGVIYMLKLDHMVDDKIYARSVGPYSKITQQPLGGKCQNGGQRFGEMEVWAMEAYGAAYNLRELLTIKSDDIQARNLIYYSVIKGQVLPAPGISESFKLLVKKLQALGLRVNIQYGPNKQLISFDNYLAKRTKLNEKIQFLTWSNQAKKEEIERSKRWENFSLATQEDEDLTINGIQVSITSPEYLLSLSRGEVKSAETINYKTFKPEKGGLFCEAIFGPVRDYECFCGKYKRVRYRGKYCEKCGVCITESLVRREWMGHISLACPIAHIWMIKELPLPSKVSLVLDIKYKSVEEVVYFVNYIVTEVNDIGFDHKELFKKLEIVNVSDQSSPLKSLVKLRKLLRLICEDIEKKDSEGKESLAYQQGKSYYKALSSSNLPFSLFDVFEYIYKYSGIKIGTGAEAIYELLKKVDLDSLEHSIQKQLKKDGLNHSDVKTKRLLVRLEVVRWFKSSGNKPEWMILKNLLVLPPNLRPIVQLEAGRFTTSDLNIFYRRIIIRNERLKKILSLNVTSIIANNEKRMLQEAVDSLIDNASRKKPLVSKDKHLLKSLTDHLKGKQGLFRQNLLGKRVDYSGRSVVVVGPELKLHQVGLPILIVLKLFKPFIIRELIRSYIDESTGLRTQIAQNIKLAEQIIDNQEDILWPVVHKVIQERPVLLNRAPTLHSLGIQAFEPVIVEGKAICLHPLVTTAFNADFDGDQMAVHLPLSDEAVKEARQILLSHWHVLAPKNGQAILVPSQDMILGLYYLTNSRKGFKGEGRLVSSIEETKYLYDSGDIDLNAFIAIPTSVFPHKKWPKEGLLITTAGKIIFNSILPEDYRYINDSYKNFLSEEDILDTTENYREIIQSKPEKNPFSKHVIQTVIEEVYEQYPIERTSVVLDNIKSLGFEFSTKSCITISPFDIPRFTDSYKSELIEQTEEKVRAQKEYCELGMITEDERYKRVITLWSNVKDQVSEKVKEWFRGDMYKDNPMAIMERSGARGSLSNFVQLSGMRGLMNRSYNYGQVTDSKIIKDVIEVPIKHSFVEGLNMIEYFNSSYGSRKSMADTAVKTAKSGYMTRKLVDTSQEVIVKSLNCKAHKGLIVKAILAGKSNKEVKSFEERIRYRVAFKDVISPKDGSVLCPAGEFITAEIAQKIVDSGITSLEIRSVFHCLQKQGVCQKCFGYHLTTKKPIEIGTAIGIIAAQSVGEPATQLTMRTFHLGGVAGEQNIAQGFERLKQLFDIVSLSKWEGVALSEISGTVTSIENKEELKVIKVQNNYSTRVYEVELDVPLLVKEGDVVSFGDRLTDGNVDLKKLLEVAGLDRVRDYMVEQILEVYWLQGIDIADKYIELIVNQLTSKWRINFEGDSKWSIGEVVDFNDYYRETTKLLLDKKNPPIAFPILLGLEEVPAKSNSFLAAASFQDTKKILIDASVKAQVDELVSLKENIIVGNLIPAGTGLIPELLERTA encoded by the coding sequence TTGAACTACACATTCAAGAATGTTAATTCCCTTGTAGCGAGGATAGACTTTTCCAAATTCTCCTCAGGGGAGTTTACTCCTCCTAATTTGAGGGGAATTCAGATAGGAGCTTATCGAGAATTCTTATCCAAAGGTTTAGAGGAATTAGTCTCTAGATACTTTCCAATTGTTTCTTCTTCCGGAAATATAAAGGTACTCCTAGAGGGTATTGTTTCTAAACAACCACAAATAACTGAAGAACAAGCTGTAGATAAGTCTGAAAGTTATCAAGTTGCTCTCTATTTAAAGCTACGACTTATATCAAATTTCCGTTCAGAATCAGATGAAGGAAAAGTTTCTGAAATTTTCTTCGGACACATTCCTATATTCTCTTCTTCATGTAATTTCATTATCAACGGTACTGAAAAGTTTGTAATCAGCCAAATTGTTAGATCGCCAGGTTTATATGTTCTGAACAAAGCACAAATTAGATTATCTAATTCCAGAAAAAGAACACAAGAAGGAATTGTTTGTGAATTACTTCCAGTAAAAGGTGCCCTAATTTTATTCCACCTTCCAAACGATAAATCTGGGAAACCATCAATTAAGTTATTGGCAAGAAACACTTCTGGTAACAATGCTATTTCTTTACCAGTGACTACATTTATGAAGGCTTTTGGTTTTACCCAAGAAATGATTCAAGACATTTTTGTTGATCATCCAGAGGTTCTATCTTCTCTTAATCAAGAAGTATTTAATACAGAAGAACTAAAAGCTGAACCTATTTTTGTCTCCATTATTAATGAATTGTCAACTGCTAAAAATACTCAAAAATTGCGAGAAACCTCTAGGGGTTGGATTAAACACACTCTTTATTCACTTTGTGTTGAATATTACGAGCTAGAAAAAACAACTAATAAATCTAAGAAAAAAGATCTTCTAGAAAAGATATATATAGAGTTAGCTGCTAGAGCTGTTACTAGCTCTCTATCTATTAGTCCTGAAGTAGCAAGAAGAGAAGTAACTTCTTATCAAGAGTTACTTTGGTCTTATCTATTTGACAAGTATTATTACAACATCCTTCCTGCCGGAAGATACAAACTAAATCACAAGCTTTCGGTTTGAGAAAGAATGAAGAGTAGATATTTAGCTGAAGATGTGTATGGAAATGATGGAAAAGTTTGATTTAAGAAAGATACATTTATGGACTTTGATAATCTTACAGCTTTCAAGGAAGCGGCTGTTGCAGGAAAGTTAAAGATTAGAGAAAGTTTCAAACCGGTTAGAGTTTTTGAAGATGCTCAAGGAAGATACAAAATATTTGAAGAAATGTACTATGAAAAAGTTTGAGTTTATTCTATGGGAATTGGTTCAACTAAAGTTCCTGTAATTGGAACACCTTATCTTCCTGACTCTACCCCATTCACTCAGTCAGATGTAATAGCAATACTTTCTTACATAGTTCAACTTAAGAATAAAGTTGGAGACTATGATGACATTGAAAATCTAGGTAATAAAAGACTGAAATTAATAGATGAATTGCTTGAAAACAGAATTGTATTAGCTTTGGCAAGAATACAAAAGTTTTCTGTAGATAAGATGAATAGTCTTGAAGCAAAGCTAAACTATTTCTCTCTTAAGGATGGCGAGTTAGATGATTACTTTTCCCTTAGTTCAATTGTTAATACTAAGCCATTCCAAATAGTAATTAAGGAGTTTTTCAATTCTCACCAATTAGTTCAATTCCTAGATCAACAAAATACTCTTTCCGAGATTACTAACAAGAGAAAGATTTCTGCTATGGGTCCCGGTGGAATTAAGAGAGAAGACCCTAATTTGAACATTAGGGACGTTCACTATTCCTATTATGGAAGAATTTGTCCAATTGAAACTCCTGAAGGTATGAATATTGGATTGATTATGGCCTTGGCATCTCTCGCAAGAGTTGACCAATATGGTTTCTTAAATACTCCTTACTACAAAGTTAAGGGCGGAAAGGTTACCAATGAATTAATTTGACTGAATTCAATTCAAGAAAGAAACTTTTATATTGCAGAAGCTACTACACCTAGAAATGAATCATCAGAATTAATTGGACTAGTAACTGTAAGAAGAAATGAAGAAGTAGAGTCTGTCTCTCCAGAGGAAGTTCATTTTATTGATGTAGATTGTTCTCAAATCACATCAATTTCAGCTTCTTTAATTCCGTTTTTGGAACATGACGATGCAAACAGAGTATTAAAGGGAGCGAACATGCAAAGACAAGCTGTTCCTTTACTTTCACCTAGATCTCCTATTGTCGCAACAGGAGCTGAAAGCAGAATAGCTAAGGATTCTGGAATTGTTATTTTTGCAGAAGAAGATGGAGAAATTACTTATTTAGATAGCTCAAAATTAGTAGTTAAATACACGGGAACTGAAATTAAGGAAAAGACTTACATTCTACAAAAATTTGGAAAAACTAATCAAAATACATGTAGAAATCAATTAATAGTTCCTAGGGATAACAGAAAAGTTAAGAAGGGAGATATTTTGGTAGATGGACATGCAATTCACAATGGAGAGTTGGCTCTAGGTCAAAATATCTTAGTTGCCTTCACAACCTGATACGGTTACAACTATGAAGATGCTATTATTCTTTCTTCCAGATTAGTTCAAGAAAATGTATACACATCTCTACACATTCAGGAATACACCATTGATTGCATGAGAACAAAAATAGGTGATGAAGAAATTACTAGATTTATTCCAGGTTGTTCTCCTGAAGACAAAAAATATTTGGATGAAGATGGAATTGTCCTAGTCGGAGCCGCAGTTAAAGAAGGTGATATTTTAGTAGGTAAAACTTCTCCTAAAGCTTCTGGAGAAGTCAGTGCAGAAGAAAAACTATTGCAAGCAATCTTTGCTGAAAAGGCAAAGAGTGTTAAGGATAGCTCTTTGAGATTGCCTGCTGGCTCTGAGGGAATAGTTACAAAGATTCTTAGATACTCTGTTGTTAAGGGCGATAGGTTAGGGGATGATGTTTTGGAAACTATTAAGGTTTACGTAACTTCAAAGAGAAATATCCAAATTGGAGACAAGATGGTAGGTAGACACGGTAACAAGGGAATTGTTTCAAAAGTAGTTCCGGTAGAGGATATGCCTTATTTGGAAGATGGTACTCCTGTTGATATTCTTTTGAATCCTCTTGGTGTTCCATCAAGAATGAATATTGGGCAAATATTGGAAAGTTACCTTGCCTTTTCAGCTAGAAAATTGGTATTCAATAAGTTATTAAAGGCTCATTTTGAAAATAATTTGGATCAATTAGTCACTTTATTCTCTAAATCTAAGTCTTCTCTTTATTCCCTAGAAAAAACATTAGATAGTTACTTAAAAGAAAAGGAAATTAAGAATCTAACAGATGCAAAGGAAAAATTAACTCAATTAGATTTTTCAATCATCTTGTCTAGATCAGGATTTAGATATGACGAACTAGAAATTAAGGTATTAACTCCTATTTTTGCTGGATGCAAAAATGCTGACTTAATAGAAATAATGAAGGAGGCTGGAATTGATCATTCTGCAAATAACGGAAGATTCACATTGTTTGATGGTAGAACTGGAGAGAAATTTAAAGATCCAATTTCAGTTGGAGTCATCTATATGTTGAAGTTGGATCACATGGTTGATGACAAGATATATGCTAGATCAGTAGGACCTTACTCCAAGATTACTCAACAACCATTAGGTGGTAAGTGTCAAAATGGTGGTCAAAGATTTGGTGAAATGGAGGTTTGAGCTATGGAGGCTTATGGAGCTGCTTACAACCTTAGAGAGTTACTGACTATCAAGTCTGATGACATCCAAGCTAGAAATCTTATTTACTACTCAGTTATTAAGGGACAAGTGTTGCCCGCACCTGGAATCTCTGAATCATTCAAGTTATTAGTCAAGAAATTGCAAGCCCTTGGATTAAGAGTAAATATTCAATATGGCCCTAATAAGCAATTAATTAGCTTTGATAACTATCTAGCAAAAAGAACTAAGTTAAATGAAAAGATTCAGTTCTTAACTTGAAGCAATCAAGCTAAAAAGGAAGAAATAGAAAGAAGTAAGAGATGAGAAAACTTTAGTTTAGCTACTCAAGAAGATGAAGACTTAACTATTAATGGAATTCAAGTAAGTATTACTTCACCTGAATATTTACTTTCATTATCTAGAGGAGAGGTAAAATCTGCGGAAACTATTAACTATAAGACATTTAAACCAGAAAAAGGTGGTTTATTCTGCGAAGCTATCTTTGGTCCTGTGAGAGACTATGAGTGTTTCTGCGGTAAATACAAAAGAGTTAGATACAGAGGTAAATATTGTGAAAAGTGTGGGGTATGCATTACAGAATCTTTAGTTAGAAGAGAATGAATGGGACATATATCTCTTGCTTGCCCTATTGCTCACATTTGGATGATCAAAGAATTACCTTTACCATCAAAGGTTTCTTTGGTTCTGGATATTAAGTACAAAAGCGTTGAAGAAGTTGTTTACTTTGTTAACTATATAGTTACTGAAGTAAATGACATTGGTTTTGACCATAAAGAATTATTTAAGAAATTAGAAATTGTTAATGTATCTGATCAGTCTAGCCCTCTAAAGTCTCTAGTTAAGTTAAGAAAACTTCTTAGATTAATTTGTGAAGATATAGAGAAGAAAGATTCTGAAGGCAAGGAATCTCTCGCTTATCAACAAGGTAAGTCTTACTATAAAGCTTTATCTTCATCTAACCTTCCTTTCTCATTATTTGATGTCTTTGAATACATATACAAATACAGTGGAATAAAAATAGGTACTGGAGCAGAAGCTATTTATGAATTGTTAAAGAAAGTTGACTTAGATTCCCTAGAACATTCAATTCAAAAGCAATTGAAAAAGGATGGACTTAATCATTCAGATGTAAAAACTAAGAGACTTCTAGTTAGATTAGAGGTAGTAAGATGATTCAAGTCTTCAGGAAATAAGCCTGAATGAATGATTCTAAAAAATCTATTAGTTCTACCCCCTAACTTAAGACCTATAGTTCAACTTGAAGCTGGTAGATTTACAACCAGTGACTTGAATATCTTCTATAGAAGAATCATTATCAGAAACGAAAGACTGAAGAAAATCTTGAGTCTAAATGTTACTTCCATTATTGCAAATAATGAAAAAAGAATGTTGCAAGAAGCTGTAGACTCTCTAATTGATAATGCAAGTAGAAAGAAACCATTAGTTTCTAAAGATAAACACTTACTGAAGTCTCTAACAGATCACCTAAAAGGTAAACAAGGACTTTTCAGACAAAACTTATTGGGTAAGAGAGTTGACTATTCTGGTAGATCTGTTGTTGTTGTGGGACCAGAATTGAAACTACATCAAGTTGGGTTACCTATTCTAATAGTTCTAAAACTCTTCAAACCTTTCATCATCAGAGAGTTAATTAGAAGTTATATAGATGAATCTACTGGTTTGAGAACTCAAATTGCTCAAAACATTAAATTAGCTGAACAAATAATAGATAACCAAGAAGATATCTTGTGACCAGTAGTTCACAAAGTTATTCAAGAAAGACCTGTATTGCTAAACAGAGCTCCGACTCTTCACAGCTTGGGAATTCAAGCTTTTGAACCTGTAATTGTAGAGGGTAAAGCTATTTGCCTACACCCTCTTGTAACTACTGCCTTCAATGCTGACTTTGACGGTGACCAAATGGCTGTTCACCTTCCTTTGTCTGATGAAGCAGTTAAGGAAGCAAGACAAATATTGCTTTCTCATTGACATGTATTAGCTCCTAAGAATGGTCAAGCAATATTGGTCCCTTCTCAAGACATGATTTTGGGTCTCTACTATCTAACTAACAGCAGAAAAGGATTTAAGGGTGAAGGAAGGTTGGTCTCTTCTATAGAAGAAACTAAATATCTATATGATTCAGGAGATATTGACTTAAATGCATTTATTGCTATCCCAACATCTGTATTCCCTCACAAGAAGTGACCTAAAGAAGGTTTGTTGATTACTACTGCGGGGAAGATAATTTTCAACTCTATTCTTCCTGAAGACTATAGATATATCAATGATTCTTACAAAAACTTCCTTTCAGAAGAAGATATTCTAGACACTACTGAAAATTACAGAGAGATAATTCAAAGCAAGCCAGAAAAGAATCCATTTAGCAAACATGTAATTCAAACAGTTATTGAGGAAGTGTATGAACAATACCCTATAGAAAGAACTTCTGTTGTATTAGACAATATAAAGAGTCTAGGATTTGAGTTTTCAACAAAATCCTGTATTACCATCTCTCCTTTTGATATTCCTAGATTTACAGATTCCTACAAATCTGAATTGATAGAACAAACTGAAGAAAAAGTTAGAGCTCAAAAGGAATACTGTGAATTAGGAATGATTACAGAAGATGAAAGATACAAGAGAGTAATCACTCTTTGATCTAATGTGAAGGATCAAGTTTCTGAAAAAGTTAAGGAGTGATTTAGAGGAGATATGTACAAAGATAATCCTATGGCTATCATGGAAAGATCTGGAGCTAGAGGAAGCCTATCTAACTTCGTTCAACTTTCAGGTATGAGAGGGTTAATGAACAGATCATATAACTATGGTCAAGTGACTGATTCCAAGATCATTAAGGACGTAATAGAAGTTCCTATTAAGCATTCCTTCGTAGAAGGATTAAACATGATTGAATACTTCAACTCTTCTTATGGTTCTAGAAAAAGTATGGCAGACACTGCAGTTAAAACTGCTAAGTCTGGTTATATGACTAGAAAATTGGTAGATACCTCTCAAGAAGTTATTGTTAAGTCATTAAACTGTAAGGCTCATAAAGGATTGATTGTTAAGGCAATACTTGCTGGAAAATCCAATAAAGAAGTTAAGTCTTTTGAGGAGAGAATTAGATATAGAGTTGCATTTAAAGATGTAATTTCTCCTAAGGATGGTTCTGTTCTTTGCCCAGCAGGAGAATTTATTACTGCTGAGATTGCTCAGAAGATAGTAGATTCAGGAATTACATCTTTGGAAATTAGAAGCGTGTTCCATTGCCTTCAAAAACAAGGAGTATGTCAAAAATGTTTTGGTTACCACCTAACAACTAAAAAACCTATAGAGATTGGTACAGCAATTGGAATAATTGCTGCACAGTCTGTTGGTGAACCTGCTACTCAATTGACCATGAGAACGTTCCACTTGGGTGGGGTTGCTGGGGAACAAAATATTGCTCAAGGATTTGAAAGACTAAAGCAATTGTTTGACATAGTTTCTTTGAGCAAGTGAGAAGGAGTTGCTTTAAGTGAAATTAGCGGAACTGTTACTTCAATTGAAAATAAGGAAGAATTAAAGGTTATTAAGGTTCAAAATAACTACTCAACCAGAGTGTATGAAGTAGAGTTGGATGTTCCTCTTCTGGTTAAGGAAGGAGATGTAGTTTCATTCGGAGATAGATTAACTGATGGAAATGTGGATCTGAAGAAACTACTTGAAGTTGCTGGACTAGATAGAGTGAGGGATTATATGGTGGAACAAATACTAGAAGTTTACTGACTACAAGGTATAGATATTGCAGACAAATACATAGAGTTAATTGTTAACCAATTAACCTCTAAGTGGAGAATTAACTTTGAAGGAGACTCTAAGTGAAGTATTGGGGAAGTGGTAGACTTTAATGATTACTATAGGGAAACAACTAAGTTGTTGTTGGACAAAAAGAATCCTCCAATAGCTTTCCCAATACTTCTTGGACTTGAAGAAGTTCCTGCTAAATCTAACTCATTCTTGGCTGCGGCTTCCTTCCAAGATACCAAGAAGATTTTGATTGATGCCTCTGTAAAAGCTCAAGTAGATGAATTAGTATCCTTGAAAGAAAACATAATTGTTGGAAACTTGATACCTGCAGGAACTGGATTAATACCTGAATTGTTAGAAAGAACTGCCTAG
- a CDS encoding alkaline phosphatase family protein, whose protein sequence is MCSSGDITREQRIKEAKHWLPIINKSIETGDFPNREGVLDVFEQLKFNGNTNLHIYLLASRGGIDSYLDHLYAFLDVVKKHGIKPFVHIFSDGKDVPKKQFLKDLPEIEAKIKETGGILSSISGRFYAMDEGEMWDRIDKVWKAFLKRKGTPIFKSALEYVKSQYENTSDEWIVPAISEEYSAGPGLREKDIIVNLNYLKYGTRQLSHVLVGSADLYDHNPPEIPEDLGLFLMVDDSRMFDLGSFFEDDLA, encoded by the coding sequence ATGTGTAGTTCAGGAGATATCACAAGAGAACAAAGAATTAAAGAGGCTAAACATTGGTTGCCAATTATTAATAAATCGATAGAAACAGGTGATTTTCCTAATAGAGAAGGTGTTTTGGATGTTTTTGAACAATTAAAGTTCAACGGAAACACAAATCTGCATATTTATTTGTTGGCCTCTAGAGGGGGAATAGATTCTTATCTAGACCATTTGTATGCTTTTCTTGATGTTGTTAAGAAACATGGAATTAAGCCTTTTGTACATATATTTAGTGACGGGAAAGATGTACCTAAAAAACAATTCTTAAAAGATCTTCCCGAAATAGAAGCAAAAATCAAAGAAACTGGGGGAATTCTATCTTCTATTTCAGGCAGATTTTATGCAATGGATGAAGGGGAAATGTGAGACAGAATTGATAAAGTGTGAAAGGCATTTTTGAAGAGAAAAGGGACTCCTATATTTAAGAGTGCTTTAGAGTACGTTAAATCACAATATGAAAATACTTCAGATGAGTGGATAGTTCCTGCTATTTCTGAAGAATATTCAGCTGGACCAGGTTTGAGAGAAAAAGATATAATCGTGAATTTAAATTACTTGAAGTATGGTACTAGACAATTGTCACATGTTCTTGTTGGTTCCGCTGACTTGTACGATCATAACCCTCCAGAAATCCCAGAGGATTTAGGATTGTTTCTTATGGTGGATGACTCAAGGATGTTTGATTTGGGAAGTTTCTTTGAGGACGATTTGGCTTAG